The segment GCGAGGGTCTTCTCCAGAGGCATGGCTGAATGATCGGTCAGCGGACCGCCCGCCGTCGAACCGTTTCCGCGGCCGCGGGCTCAGCGCTCGCCGGGACCGGCGGCCCCGCGGGTGGCCGCCTTGGTCTTCTGCCGGGCCCAGAACAGCTTCTGTGCCAGCAGGGTCAGGGTGCCCGCCACCGTGATGCCGAGGAGGTTCAGCAGCAACTGCTCGGTGGAGCCCCAGGCCTGGCGGTACTCGCTGTAGGAGAACGCGACCGCCGCGTTCGCCGCCGCCGGGATCGTGGTGACCGAGATCGCGACTCCGACCAGGGCGCCCGATTTGGCGGAGGTCAGGGAGAGGGTGCCCGCGACGCCCGCGAGGATGGCGACGACGAAGGAGAAGGCGTCGGGCTGGTAGATGAAGTTGGTGTTGGGGCGCGGCGCTTCGAGGGCGGCGGCGGAGAAGAGGTCGAGCCCGGTCATCAGCTGGCTGAAGCCGACCGTCACGGACATCGCGGTGGCGAAGCCGATGAGCAGGGCCAGCAGGGAGCGGGCCGCCAGTTTCGGGGCGCGCTGGACCAGTGCGGTGAAGAGGCCCGCCAGTGGGCCGAATTCCGGACCCACCGCCATCGCGCCCACGATCAGGATCGCGTTGTCGAGGACCACCCCGCAGGCCGCGATCATCGTGGCGACCGACATGAAGGCGAGATACGTGGCGGAGAGCGTCGACTCCTCGTGGGTCGCGTCCTCCAGGTGCTCCCACAGCACCGCGTCCGCGCCCTCGCCGGGTGCCTCCGCCTCCGCCCGGTCGGCGCGGCGGGAGAGGGAGAGATGGATGTCCTCGACCGCGATCGACCCGGACTCGTCGATACCGAGCGTCCGCAGGTCCGCGATCAGCTCGTCGCACGACTCCCGGGCCACATCGCACAGGACCAGATCGCCCTCGGGGTCGCGGGCCGCCCCGGGCAGTACGGCGAGATGGGCGGTGCCGACCGTGTTCTCGACCAGGCGGACCACCGCGGTCGTACGGTCGGCGGGGACGATCAGTCGCAGGTGCAGCACGCCGTCGTACTCCTCGGTCCTGGCATCAGAGCTTGCGCAGGGAGAGCCGCTGGACCTTGTGGTCGGGGCCCTTGCGCAGGATCAGGGTGGCACGGCCGCGGGTCGGGGCCACGTTCTCCAGCAGATTGGGCTTGTTGATGGTGCGCCAGGTGGTGCGGCCGTACTCCATCGCCTCCTCCTCCGACACCTGGGTGTACTTGCGGAAATATGAGGAGGGGTCCCGGAAGGCGGTCTCCCGCAGCCGCCGGAAGCGGTGGAGGTACCACTTCTCGATGTCCTCGGGCCGGGCGTCCACATAGACCGAGAAGTCGAAGTAGTCGGCGAGGCCGACCCGGGTCCGGCCGTCCTTGCCGGGCAGCGCGGGCTGGAGGACGTTCAGCCCCTCGACGATCAGGATGTCGGGGCGGCGGACCACCAGCCGTTCGCCGGGGACGATGTCGTAGATGAGATGCGAGTAGACGGGGGCGGTGACCTCGTCCTTGCCCGCCTTGATATCGGCGACGAACCGGGTCAGCGCCCGGCGGTCGTACGACTCGGGGAAGCCCTTGCGCCCGGCCAGGCCCCTGGCCTCCAGCTCCTTCATGGGCAGCAGAAAGCCGTCCGTGGTCACCAGCTCCACCCGGGGGTGCTCCGGCCAGCGCGCCAGCAGCGCCTGGAGCAGCCGGGCGACCGTCGACTTGCCGACCGCGACCGAGCCCGCGATCCCTATCACGAAGGGTGTGCCGCGCTGGGCGGCCTGCCCGCCGCCGGCGTCGCCGAGGAAGGTGTTCAGCGTCCCGCGCAGCTCGCCGGTGGCCTTCACATAGAGGTTCAGCAGCCGGGAGAGCGGCAGATAGACGTCTCGTACCTCGTCGAGGTCGATCACGTCCCCGAGCCCGCGCAGCCTCTCCAGCTCCTCGGCGGTCAGCGGCAGCGGGGTCTTGTTCCGCAGCGCGCTCCACTCCGCCCTGGTGAGGTCGACGTACGGCGTCGAGGCGTCGGCGGCGGCCCTGCGGTGGGTGTTCCGTGGCGGCGTCGTGATCACAGGCCCCATTGTCGGTGCCGGGGCGCGGAAGCGGTCCGTGGGGTCGGTCACGCGCGTGGCGTCCCGCCGAAGACAGGGGTCGGCTGGGGCCGTTTTCCGCCCGGGCGGCGGGTGCTGCGGGGCCCCGGGCCGGAATAGTCGTATGGTGCGTCTTATGTGCGGAATCGTGGGGTATGTCGGACGGCAGCCGGCGCTGGACGTGATCGTCGCCGGGCTGAAGAGGCTGGAGTACCGGGGGTACGACTCCGCCGGGGTCGCCGTACTCGCCGACGGCGGGCTCGCCTCGGCCAGAAGGGCCGGGAAGCTGGTCAATCTGGAGAAGGAACTGGCCGACCGGCCGCTGCCGGCCGGCACCACCGGCATCGGGCACACCCGCTGGGCCACCCACGGCGGCCCCACCGACGCCAACGCCCATCCGCATCTGGACAACGCGGGGCGGGTCGCCGTCGTCCACAACGGAATCATCGAGAACTTCGCCGCGCTCCGGGCCGAGCTGGCCGCCCGCGGCCATCAGCTGGGCTCCGATACGGACACCGAGGTCGTCGCCCATCTGCTCGCCGAGTCCTGCCCATCGGGCGGTGATCTCGCCGCGGCCATGCGGCTGGTCTGCCGCCGGCTGGAGGGCGCCTTCACCCTGGTCGCGGTGCACGCGGACGCCCCGGACGTCGTCGTCGGCGCCCGCCGGAACTCGCCCCTGGTCGTCGGCGTCGGCGCGGACGAGGCCTTTCTCGCCTCCGATGTCTCCGCCTTCATCGAACACACCCGCTCCGCCGTCGAACTGGGCCAGGACCAGATCGTCGAGGTGCGCCGGGACCGGATCACCGTCACCGACTTCGACGGCGCCCCGGCCGAGGTCCGCCCGTACCACGTCGACTGGGACGCCTCGGCGGCCGAGAAGGGCGGCTACGACTCCTTCATGCTCAAGGAGATCGCCGAACAGCCGCGGGCCGTCGCCGACACCCTGCTGGGGCGGGTCGACGCGGAGGGGGCGCTGACGCTGGACGAGGTCCGGATCCCGGTGCCCGAACTGCGGGCGGTGGAGAAGGTCGTGGTCGTCGCCTGCGGTACGGCCTTCCACGCCGGTCTGATCGCGAAGTACGCCATCGAACACTGGACCCGGGTGCCCTGCGAGGTGGAGCTGGCCAGTGAGTTCCGCTACCGGGACCCGATCCTGGACCGGCGGTCGCTGGTCGTCGCCATCTCGCAGTCCGGGGAGACGATGGACAC is part of the Streptomyces qinzhouensis genome and harbors:
- a CDS encoding DUF389 domain-containing protein encodes the protein MLHLRLIVPADRTTAVVRLVENTVGTAHLAVLPGAARDPEGDLVLCDVARESCDELIADLRTLGIDESGSIAVEDIHLSLSRRADRAEAEAPGEGADAVLWEHLEDATHEESTLSATYLAFMSVATMIAACGVVLDNAILIVGAMAVGPEFGPLAGLFTALVQRAPKLAARSLLALLIGFATAMSVTVGFSQLMTGLDLFSAAALEAPRPNTNFIYQPDAFSFVVAILAGVAGTLSLTSAKSGALVGVAISVTTIPAAANAAVAFSYSEYRQAWGSTEQLLLNLLGITVAGTLTLLAQKLFWARQKTKAATRGAAGPGER
- the coaA gene encoding type I pantothenate kinase, with protein sequence MGPVITTPPRNTHRRAAADASTPYVDLTRAEWSALRNKTPLPLTAEELERLRGLGDVIDLDEVRDVYLPLSRLLNLYVKATGELRGTLNTFLGDAGGGQAAQRGTPFVIGIAGSVAVGKSTVARLLQALLARWPEHPRVELVTTDGFLLPMKELEARGLAGRKGFPESYDRRALTRFVADIKAGKDEVTAPVYSHLIYDIVPGERLVVRRPDILIVEGLNVLQPALPGKDGRTRVGLADYFDFSVYVDARPEDIEKWYLHRFRRLRETAFRDPSSYFRKYTQVSEEEAMEYGRTTWRTINKPNLLENVAPTRGRATLILRKGPDHKVQRLSLRKL
- the glmS gene encoding glutamine--fructose-6-phosphate transaminase (isomerizing) — protein: MCGIVGYVGRQPALDVIVAGLKRLEYRGYDSAGVAVLADGGLASARRAGKLVNLEKELADRPLPAGTTGIGHTRWATHGGPTDANAHPHLDNAGRVAVVHNGIIENFAALRAELAARGHQLGSDTDTEVVAHLLAESCPSGGDLAAAMRLVCRRLEGAFTLVAVHADAPDVVVGARRNSPLVVGVGADEAFLASDVSAFIEHTRSAVELGQDQIVEVRRDRITVTDFDGAPAEVRPYHVDWDASAAEKGGYDSFMLKEIAEQPRAVADTLLGRVDAEGALTLDEVRIPVPELRAVEKVVVVACGTAFHAGLIAKYAIEHWTRVPCEVELASEFRYRDPILDRRSLVVAISQSGETMDTLMAVRHAREQGAKVLAICNTNGSTIPRESDAVLYTHAGPEVAVASTKAFLTQLVACYLVALYLGQARGTTWGDEIRAVIRDLAGIPDALERLLATMEPVRALARSLAGQDTVLFLGRHVGYPVALEGALKLKELAYMHAEGFAAGELKHGPIALVERDLPVVVVVPSPRGRSVLHGKIVSNIQEIRARGARTVVIAEEGDEAVVPYADHLVRIPAVPTLLQPLVATVPLQVFACELATARGNEVDQPRNLAKSVTVE